One part of the Muntiacus reevesi chromosome 18, mMunRee1.1, whole genome shotgun sequence genome encodes these proteins:
- the SMIM36 gene encoding small integral membrane protein 36 — translation MEFYLEIDPVTLNLIILLSSYVILLLVFLISCVLYDCRGKDPSKEYAPDASLDAQPSIRLVVMQQGSPGASWARGSSLHFGNPASLGKKSTMV, via the coding sequence ATGGAGTTCTACCTGGAAATCGACCCTGTCACCTTGAACCTGATCATCCTACTCTCCAGCTACGTCATCTTGCTCCTGGTTTTCCTCATCTCCTGCGTGCTCTATGACTGCCGAGGCAAGGACCCCAGTAAGGAGTACGCACCCGACGCCTCCCTGGATGCCCAGCCCTCCATCCGCCTGGTGGTGATGCAGCAAGGCTCCCCGGGGGCCTCCTGGGCACGGGGGTCCAGCCTCCACTTTGGGAATCCCGCCTCACTGGGGAAGAAAAGCACCATggtgtga